The Micromonospora sp. NBC_00421 genome contains a region encoding:
- a CDS encoding protein kinase domain-containing protein — translation MTQIPTWSGGPVSPPNGRAAPGTTIGGRYSLRSSVGNGGMGTVWRATDTLLRRDVAVKEVVLPPGLAPSDRDAMYERTLREARAAAAIQHPAVVQVYDVVTEGGRPWIVMELLDARSLADMVIEDGPVAGRAVAKIGIALLGALEVAHANGVLHRDVKPANVLICTDGRCVLTDFGVARMPTDVQLTTPGMVLGSPHFISPERAMGQDFGPPSDLFSLGVTLYTAVEGRPPFDKGDPIETMHAVVEDPPATPQRSGPLTRVLMGLLEKDPARRLDVHTARAMLRELLAGPLTSTATAVNSITDPYSVVPVQRPSTPPVTATPPAEPKPSGQIGGRAMLAAGESLTDRLAKLRRGERPKPVVTSAAALDDTSADALAGPLHTPTGAMSAPGGPTAGTLPAHLTAGTYGKPAEATQRITPGNAPEATQRIGGGSADATQRIDGGHPEATQRIGGHPDATQRIGAGTETSRSGYGAAEPTQAIYGGGKSEQTQAVYGGQWSIPGTGQSWTSPPPPPPGGAEGGALGRAKGAGGRLVGTVKDWPRKIQLAAAGGLAVVLLIGAVALFGGGDPEPTPPPQAGPSAPAGGGGVETQAHDAKGIRVNVPKGWVRKSAGDWVDYVDPEDDTRKVRILVEKGGSSSVRWAEVAGDGLRTRSRSCVKPYQQVGITENTLAGKPAAELEYTCGEGDTKRHGVWRGLVHQGRIYSFYLTANDAKFAESKPIFDEMVKSFQLTGAS, via the coding sequence GTGACTCAGATCCCGACGTGGAGCGGCGGACCTGTGAGTCCCCCCAACGGACGCGCGGCACCCGGCACCACCATCGGTGGCCGGTACTCGCTGCGCTCCTCGGTGGGCAACGGCGGCATGGGCACGGTCTGGCGCGCGACAGACACCCTGCTGCGGCGTGACGTGGCGGTCAAGGAGGTCGTCCTGCCGCCGGGGCTGGCCCCCAGCGACCGGGACGCGATGTACGAACGCACCCTGCGTGAGGCCCGCGCCGCCGCCGCGATCCAGCACCCGGCAGTGGTCCAGGTCTACGACGTGGTCACCGAGGGTGGCCGCCCGTGGATCGTGATGGAGCTGCTGGACGCCCGCAGCCTCGCCGACATGGTGATCGAGGACGGTCCGGTGGCCGGTCGCGCGGTCGCCAAGATCGGCATCGCGCTGCTCGGCGCGCTGGAGGTGGCGCACGCCAACGGGGTGCTGCACCGCGACGTCAAGCCGGCGAACGTGCTGATCTGCACCGACGGCCGCTGCGTGCTGACCGACTTCGGGGTGGCCCGGATGCCCACCGACGTCCAGCTCACCACCCCCGGGATGGTGCTCGGCTCGCCGCACTTCATCTCCCCCGAGCGCGCCATGGGGCAGGATTTCGGCCCACCCAGCGACCTGTTCTCGCTGGGCGTGACGCTCTACACGGCGGTCGAGGGGCGACCCCCGTTCGACAAGGGCGACCCGATCGAGACCATGCACGCGGTGGTCGAGGACCCGCCGGCCACCCCGCAGCGCAGCGGCCCGCTGACCCGGGTGCTGATGGGCCTGCTGGAAAAGGACCCGGCCCGCCGGCTGGACGTGCACACCGCGCGGGCGATGCTGCGCGAACTGCTCGCCGGCCCGCTGACCAGCACGGCGACCGCGGTCAACTCGATCACCGACCCGTACTCGGTGGTGCCGGTGCAGCGCCCGTCGACGCCGCCGGTCACCGCCACGCCGCCGGCCGAGCCGAAGCCGAGCGGGCAGATCGGCGGCCGGGCGATGCTGGCCGCCGGCGAGTCGCTCACCGACCGGCTGGCCAAGCTGCGCCGGGGTGAACGCCCCAAGCCGGTGGTGACCTCCGCCGCCGCCCTCGACGACACCAGCGCCGACGCGCTCGCCGGCCCGCTGCACACCCCGACCGGCGCGATGTCGGCCCCGGGCGGGCCCACCGCCGGCACCCTGCCGGCCCACCTGACCGCCGGGACGTACGGCAAGCCGGCGGAGGCCACCCAGCGGATCACCCCGGGCAACGCCCCGGAGGCCACCCAACGCATCGGCGGCGGCAGCGCCGACGCCACCCAGCGCATCGACGGCGGGCACCCGGAGGCCACCCAGCGGATCGGCGGGCACCCGGACGCCACCCAGCGGATCGGCGCGGGCACCGAGACCAGCCGGTCCGGCTACGGGGCCGCCGAGCCGACCCAGGCCATCTACGGCGGCGGAAAATCCGAGCAGACCCAGGCGGTGTACGGCGGACAGTGGTCCATCCCCGGCACCGGGCAGTCGTGGACGTCGCCGCCCCCGCCGCCGCCGGGCGGGGCCGAGGGTGGCGCGCTCGGCCGGGCGAAGGGTGCCGGCGGTCGACTCGTCGGCACGGTGAAGGACTGGCCGCGCAAGATCCAGCTCGCGGCGGCCGGTGGCCTGGCGGTGGTGCTGCTGATCGGCGCGGTGGCGCTGTTCGGCGGCGGCGACCCGGAGCCGACCCCTCCCCCACAGGCCGGCCCGAGCGCGCCCGCAGGTGGTGGGGGAGTCGAGACGCAGGCACACGACGCCAAGGGCATCCGGGTGAACGTGCCGAAGGGGTGGGTGCGTAAGAGCGCCGGCGACTGGGTCGACTACGTCGACCCCGAGGACGACACCCGCAAGGTCCGCATCCTGGTCGAGAAGGGCGGCAGTTCCTCGGTCCGCTGGGCCGAGGTGGCCGGTGACGGCCTGCGCACCCGCTCCCGGTCCTGCGTGAAGCCCTACCAGCAGGTCGGCATCACCGAGAACACCCTGGCCGGCAAGCCGGCCGCCGAGCTGGAGTACACCTGCGGCGAGGGCGACACCAAGCGGCACGGAGTGTGGCGGGGTCTGGTGCACCAGGGCCGGATCTACTCGTTCTATCTGACCGCCAACGACGCCAAGTTCGCCGAGAGCAAGCCGATCTTCGACGAGATGGTCAAGTCCTTCCAGCTCACCGGGGCCAGCTGA
- a CDS encoding amidohydrolase, which translates to MTSALTLPDGSQLASSWPEAPSGSQPLPHDLDHLLALRVPGLIATRRHLHSHPELSGEEFETAALIARELTLAGLHPRLLPKGNGVICDIDGRPDGPVVALRADIDALPLTDVKDVSYRSTVDGVCHACGHDVHTTVLLGVGMLLAQLADAGQLDGRVRLIFQPAEEILPCGSLEVIEAGGLEDVVQIFALHCDPNQPVGRVGLRVGPITAAADNVTVKLTGPGGHTARPHLTVDLVDALGRLVTEVPALVNRRVPANSGLLLVFGHASAGTRYNVIPSEACAAGTLRVMDRDTWERAPEIVAQVVRDVIAPTGATVDLEYLRGRPPVSNDARAIGILTAATAAALGPEGIAETPQSMGGEDFSWYLEHVPGALARLGVGRAGGPTVDLHRASFDVDERAIPVGVRLMVQTALRALAAVR; encoded by the coding sequence GTGACGAGTGCGTTGACGCTGCCCGACGGCAGCCAGCTGGCGTCGTCCTGGCCGGAGGCGCCGTCCGGGTCCCAGCCCCTGCCCCACGATCTGGATCACCTGCTCGCGCTGCGGGTGCCCGGCCTGATCGCCACCCGCCGCCACCTCCACTCCCACCCGGAACTCTCCGGCGAGGAGTTCGAGACGGCGGCGCTCATCGCCCGGGAGCTCACCCTCGCCGGGCTGCACCCCCGACTGCTACCCAAGGGCAACGGGGTGATCTGCGACATCGACGGGCGGCCCGACGGCCCGGTCGTCGCGCTCCGCGCCGACATCGACGCGCTGCCGCTGACCGACGTCAAGGACGTCTCCTACCGTTCCACGGTGGACGGGGTCTGCCACGCCTGCGGCCACGACGTGCACACGACCGTGCTGCTCGGCGTCGGCATGCTGCTGGCCCAGCTCGCCGACGCCGGCCAGCTCGACGGCCGGGTCCGGCTGATCTTCCAGCCGGCGGAGGAGATCCTGCCCTGCGGCTCGCTTGAGGTCATCGAGGCCGGTGGCCTGGAGGACGTGGTGCAGATCTTCGCGCTGCACTGCGATCCCAACCAGCCGGTGGGCCGGGTGGGGCTGCGGGTCGGTCCGATCACCGCGGCGGCCGACAACGTCACCGTGAAGCTCACCGGGCCGGGCGGGCACACCGCCCGCCCGCACCTGACCGTCGACCTGGTCGACGCGCTCGGCCGGCTGGTCACCGAGGTCCCGGCCCTGGTCAACCGCCGGGTGCCGGCCAACAGCGGGCTGCTGCTGGTGTTCGGCCACGCCTCGGCCGGCACCCGGTACAACGTCATCCCGTCCGAGGCGTGCGCGGCCGGCACCCTGCGGGTGATGGACCGCGACACCTGGGAACGGGCCCCCGAGATCGTCGCTCAGGTCGTCCGGGACGTGATCGCGCCCACCGGCGCCACAGTCGACCTGGAATATCTGCGGGGTCGTCCGCCGGTGAGCAACGACGCCCGTGCCATCGGCATCCTCACCGCCGCCACCGCCGCGGCGCTCGGCCCCGAGGGGATCGCGGAGACGCCGCAGAGCATGGGTGGCGAGGACTTCTCCTGGTACCTCGAACACGTCCCCGGCGCACTGGCCCGGCTCGGCGTCGGCCGGGCCGGCGGCCCCACCGTGGACCTGCACCGGGCGTCCTTCGACGTCGACGAGCGGGCCATCCCGGTCGGGGTGCGCCTCATGGTGCAGACCGCGTTGCGGGCACTGGCGGCGGTCCGGTAG
- a CDS encoding phospho-sugar mutase: MAAESTDLDRIRDQARRWLDDDPDPASQDELRAVLDRLPASAPELADRFAGPLTFGTAGLRGPLRAGPNGMNLAVVTRAAAGLVGWLAAEGGEGPLVIGYDARHGSREFAERTAQVATGAGRPALLLPRPLPTPVLAYAVRRLGGVAGVMVTASHNPPQDNGYKVYLGAQLGGALGAGAQIVPPADAGIEAAIRAVGPLAQVPLGPPGQVLGDDLVAAYVERAVAVITPGGPRDLRVAYTPLHGVGAAVLTATFARAGFPTPGVVPDQAEPDPAFPTVSFPNPEEPGAVDRLVALADATAADLAIANDPDADRCAVVVRESSAGAGWRMLRGDEVGVLLADHLMRRGVDGLYATTIVSSSLLRAMCAARGRAYDETLTGFKWIVRAGGGTPPLAYGYEEALGYCVAPGHVRDKDGITAALTVAELAADLKAQGRTLTDRLDELAAEFGVHHTDQLSARVDDLRIIADAMARIRAATPTTLLGAPVTETQDLLPAADVVILRTAAARVVIRPSGTEPKLKAYLEVVEPVSDGDVPAARTRAAATLATLRTEIATALGI; this comes from the coding sequence ATGGCGGCGGAAAGCACTGACCTCGACCGGATTCGCGACCAGGCTCGACGCTGGCTCGACGACGACCCCGACCCGGCCAGCCAGGACGAGCTGCGGGCCGTACTCGACCGGCTGCCGGCCAGCGCGCCGGAGCTGGCCGACCGGTTCGCCGGCCCGCTGACCTTCGGCACGGCCGGTCTGCGCGGCCCGCTGCGCGCCGGCCCGAACGGCATGAACCTCGCGGTGGTCACCCGGGCGGCGGCCGGGCTGGTCGGCTGGCTCGCCGCCGAGGGCGGCGAGGGTCCGCTGGTCATCGGGTACGACGCCCGGCACGGTTCCCGGGAGTTCGCCGAGCGCACCGCCCAGGTCGCCACCGGCGCGGGCCGGCCGGCGCTGCTGCTGCCCCGGCCGCTGCCCACCCCCGTGCTGGCGTACGCGGTGCGCAGACTCGGCGGGGTGGCCGGGGTGATGGTGACGGCCAGCCACAACCCGCCGCAGGACAACGGCTACAAGGTCTATCTGGGTGCCCAGCTCGGTGGGGCACTCGGCGCGGGTGCGCAGATCGTCCCGCCCGCCGACGCCGGCATCGAGGCGGCCATCCGGGCGGTCGGCCCGCTGGCCCAGGTGCCGCTGGGCCCGCCCGGTCAGGTGCTCGGCGACGACCTGGTCGCCGCGTACGTGGAGCGGGCCGTCGCGGTGATCACCCCGGGTGGACCGCGCGACCTGCGGGTGGCGTACACCCCGCTGCACGGGGTGGGTGCGGCGGTGCTGACCGCGACCTTCGCGCGGGCCGGTTTCCCGACTCCCGGGGTGGTGCCCGACCAGGCGGAGCCGGACCCGGCGTTCCCCACCGTCAGTTTCCCCAACCCGGAGGAACCCGGCGCGGTGGACCGGTTGGTGGCCCTCGCCGACGCCACCGCCGCCGACCTGGCGATCGCCAACGACCCCGACGCCGACCGCTGCGCGGTAGTGGTGCGCGAGTCGTCGGCCGGGGCGGGGTGGCGGATGTTGCGCGGGGACGAGGTGGGGGTGCTGCTCGCCGACCACCTGATGCGGCGCGGCGTCGACGGCCTGTACGCCACCACGATCGTGTCGTCGTCCCTGCTGCGGGCGATGTGCGCGGCCCGGGGCCGGGCCTACGACGAGACGTTGACCGGGTTCAAGTGGATCGTCCGGGCCGGGGGCGGGACGCCACCCCTGGCGTACGGCTACGAGGAGGCGCTGGGCTACTGCGTGGCCCCCGGGCACGTGCGGGACAAGGACGGCATCACCGCCGCGCTGACCGTCGCCGAGCTGGCCGCCGACCTGAAGGCGCAGGGGCGCACCCTGACCGACCGGCTGGACGAGTTGGCCGCCGAGTTCGGCGTGCACCACACCGACCAGTTGTCGGCCCGGGTGGACGACCTGCGGATCATCGCCGACGCGATGGCCCGGATCCGGGCGGCCACCCCGACCACGTTGCTCGGTGCGCCGGTCACCGAGACGCAGGATCTGCTGCCCGCCGCCGACGTGGTGATCCTGCGTACCGCCGCCGCCCGGGTGGTGATCCGCCCCTCGGGCACCGAGCCCAAGCTCAAGGCGTACCTGGAGGTGGTGGAGCCGGTCTCGGACGGGGACGTGCCGGCGGCCCGCACCCGCGCCGCGGCCACGCTCGCCACCCTGCGCACCGAGATCGCCACCGCCCTCGGCATCTGA
- a CDS encoding acyl-CoA mutase large subunit family protein: MSDARASESGFPIKGVYTAADLPPELDSRLGGPGEYPYARGVYPTMYTSRPWTMRQYAGFGTATESNARYHQLLKAGTMGLSVAFDLPTQMGYDSDDAIASGEVGKVGVAIDSIEDMRLLFAGIPLDKVSTSMTINAPGSVLLLLYQLVAEENGMPGSALNGTIQNDILKEYIARGTYIFPPKPSLRLVADTFAYCRKEVPKWNTISISGYHMAEAGATPAQEIAFTLANGVEYVRAALAAGLAVDDFAPRLSFFFVARTTLLEEVAKFRAARRIWARLLREDFGAKDPKSMMLRFHTQTAGVQLTAQQPEVNLVRVAVQGLAAVLGGTQSLHTNSFDEAIALPTEKAARLALRTQQVLAYETDLTATVDPFAGSYVVEAMTAEIEAAVNDLMDRVFDHGSAVDAIEAGFQKREIEQSAYRFAQQIDAGERVVVGLNRFQIDTEEPYEPLRVDPTIEATQAERLARLRAERDADAVERALAELRAAAEGEENVLYPMKEALRARATVGEVCGTLRQVWGTYRPSDRF; the protein is encoded by the coding sequence ATGAGCGATGCGCGGGCGAGCGAGTCGGGGTTCCCCATCAAGGGCGTCTACACGGCCGCCGACCTCCCCCCGGAGCTGGACTCCCGCCTCGGCGGGCCGGGTGAGTACCCGTACGCCCGGGGGGTCTACCCGACGATGTACACCTCCCGCCCGTGGACGATGCGGCAGTACGCCGGCTTCGGCACCGCCACCGAGTCCAACGCGCGCTACCACCAGTTGCTGAAGGCCGGCACCATGGGCCTGTCGGTCGCCTTCGACCTGCCCACCCAGATGGGGTACGACTCCGACGACGCCATCGCCAGCGGCGAGGTGGGCAAGGTCGGGGTGGCGATCGACTCCATCGAGGACATGCGGCTGCTCTTCGCCGGCATCCCGCTGGACAAGGTCTCCACCTCGATGACCATCAACGCGCCCGGCTCGGTGCTGCTGCTGCTCTACCAGCTCGTCGCCGAGGAGAACGGCATGCCGGGCTCGGCGCTCAACGGCACCATCCAGAACGACATCCTCAAGGAGTACATCGCCCGGGGGACGTACATCTTCCCGCCGAAGCCGTCGCTGCGGCTGGTCGCCGACACCTTCGCGTACTGCCGCAAGGAGGTGCCGAAGTGGAACACCATCTCCATCTCCGGCTACCACATGGCGGAGGCCGGCGCGACGCCCGCGCAGGAGATCGCGTTCACCCTGGCCAACGGGGTGGAGTACGTCCGCGCGGCACTGGCCGCCGGGCTGGCGGTGGACGACTTCGCCCCCCGGCTGTCGTTCTTCTTCGTTGCCCGGACGACCCTGCTGGAGGAGGTGGCGAAGTTCCGCGCCGCCCGGCGGATCTGGGCCCGGCTGCTGCGCGAGGACTTCGGCGCGAAGGACCCGAAGTCGATGATGCTGCGGTTCCACACCCAGACGGCGGGGGTGCAGCTCACTGCCCAGCAGCCCGAGGTGAACCTGGTCCGGGTGGCGGTCCAGGGGCTCGCCGCGGTGCTCGGCGGCACCCAGTCGCTGCACACCAACAGCTTCGACGAGGCGATCGCGCTGCCCACCGAGAAGGCCGCCCGGCTGGCGCTGCGTACCCAGCAGGTGCTGGCGTACGAGACGGACCTGACCGCCACCGTCGACCCGTTCGCCGGGTCGTACGTGGTGGAGGCGATGACCGCCGAGATCGAGGCGGCGGTCAACGACCTGATGGACCGGGTCTTCGACCACGGTTCGGCGGTGGACGCGATCGAGGCTGGGTTCCAGAAGCGGGAGATCGAGCAGTCGGCGTACCGGTTCGCCCAGCAGATCGACGCGGGCGAGCGGGTGGTGGTCGGGCTGAACCGGTTCCAGATCGACACCGAGGAGCCGTACGAGCCGCTGCGGGTGGACCCGACGATCGAGGCGACCCAGGCGGAGCGGCTGGCCAGGCTGCGGGCCGAGCGGGACGCCGACGCGGTCGAGCGGGCCCTCGCCGAGCTGCGGGCCGCCGCCGAGGGGGAAGAGAACGTGCTCTACCCGATGAAGGAGGCGCTGCGGGCCCGGGCCACAGTGGGCGAGGTCTGCGGGACGCTGCGCCAGGTATGGGGGACGTACCGCCCGAGCGACCGTTTCTGA